The following proteins are encoded in a genomic region of Parabacteroides pacaensis:
- a CDS encoding YifB family Mg chelatase-like AAA ATPase, which produces MLIKTYAAAVQGISATVVTIEVNCSKGIKFFLVGLPDVAVKESHERIISALQVHNYKFPGNRVVINMAPADIRKEGAAYDLPLAIGILAASGQVDSSHLDGFLMMGELSLDGSLQPVKGVLPIALKAKESGFKGFILPKQNAREAAVVDGLNIYGAENIKEVVEFIDGKYTLEPTRVNIKEEFYTRQQDFEYDFSDVKGQENVKRALEVAAAGGHNLLMVGAPGSGKSMLAKRLPSILPPFTLQESLETTKIHSVAGKINGGTSLMVQRPFRAPHHTISNVAMVGGGSFPQPGEISLAHNGVLYLDELPEFNRNVLEVMRQPLEDRKICISRARFAVEYPAGFMLVASMNPCPCGYYNHPDRPCVCQPGAVQKYMNRISGPLLDRIDIQIEIIPVPFEKISNPLPTESSSVVRNRVIEARALQEKRFKDFPGIYCNAQMEAKHLHQFAIPDAAGLALLKTAMARLNLSARAYDRILKVSRTIADLDRSSDIKACHLAEAITYRNLDREGWGS; this is translated from the coding sequence ATGCTTATAAAAACTTATGCGGCTGCAGTACAGGGTATTTCTGCTACTGTAGTTACTATTGAAGTCAATTGTTCAAAAGGAATAAAATTTTTTTTAGTAGGTCTTCCTGACGTAGCAGTAAAAGAAAGTCACGAACGCATCATTTCTGCCTTACAAGTCCATAATTACAAATTTCCCGGAAATAGAGTGGTAATAAATATGGCTCCTGCTGATATTCGGAAAGAAGGAGCTGCTTATGACCTTCCTTTAGCTATAGGAATATTAGCAGCTTCCGGACAAGTAGACTCTTCTCATTTGGATGGTTTTTTAATGATGGGCGAATTATCATTAGATGGTAGTCTGCAACCGGTAAAAGGGGTACTTCCTATTGCACTTAAAGCGAAGGAATCCGGTTTTAAAGGATTTATTTTACCTAAACAAAATGCACGGGAAGCAGCCGTTGTAGACGGACTAAATATATATGGTGCAGAGAATATTAAAGAGGTAGTTGAATTTATAGATGGGAAATATACATTAGAGCCGACTCGAGTGAATATAAAGGAAGAATTTTATACACGTCAACAGGACTTTGAATATGATTTTTCAGATGTAAAAGGTCAGGAAAATGTAAAAAGAGCTCTTGAAGTAGCCGCAGCCGGCGGACATAATTTATTGATGGTGGGTGCACCGGGTTCCGGTAAATCCATGCTAGCAAAACGTCTCCCTTCTATTCTTCCCCCCTTTACTTTGCAAGAATCTTTGGAAACTACAAAAATACATTCCGTAGCAGGTAAAATCAACGGAGGAACTTCACTCATGGTACAAAGACCATTTAGAGCACCGCACCATACCATTTCTAATGTGGCAATGGTTGGAGGAGGGAGTTTTCCTCAGCCGGGAGAAATCAGTTTAGCTCATAATGGGGTGCTTTATTTGGATGAACTACCAGAATTCAACAGGAATGTATTGGAAGTAATGAGACAACCGTTGGAGGACAGAAAAATTTGTATTTCACGGGCACGTTTTGCTGTTGAATATCCCGCAGGATTTATGCTGGTCGCTTCCATGAATCCCTGTCCTTGCGGATACTATAATCATCCTGATCGTCCTTGTGTCTGTCAACCGGGAGCAGTACAAAAATACATGAACCGGATTTCCGGTCCTTTATTAGACCGGATCGATATACAAATAGAAATAATTCCCGTCCCTTTTGAAAAGATTTCCAATCCCCTTCCTACAGAAAGCAGCAGTGTAGTAAGGAACAGAGTAATAGAAGCCCGTGCATTACAGGAAAAACGTTTTAAAGATTTTCCCGGCATTTATTGTAATGCTCAAATGGAAGCCAAACATTTACACCAATTTGCCATACCTGATGCTGCCGGACTTGCTTTATTGAAAACAGCTATGGCGCGTCTTAATCTTTCAGCCCGTGCCTACGACCGGATTTTGAAAGTTTCCCGTACCATTGCGGACTTGGACCGTTCTTCTGATATTAAAGCTTGCCATCTTGCAGAAGCAATTACTTATAGGAATTTGGATAGAGAAGGTTGGGGAAGTTAA
- a CDS encoding TlpA disulfide reductase family protein → MIKYILVCVGLISLLSGCKKTPGYRIEGEFSNLPDSVLYAVFENPDENVVDTLLSKKGKFKIEKGDGDYNTMTLFYNQKTKWITVYLEKGKKVKIAGDARYPQLISIKGGKINDKLTAFNHSVKDLLQAKADIIERIRQEDKIRPEEDETPVELANIQLQLSEAAIKYIQEHPEELVSAVLIQEYLMDPEDTRKLDEMLALLDSQIKPTPLVKELEQFSDKVKRTAIGAEAPDFVITDIYGKDLSLANFGKQYLLLSFAAPWCEMCKADNEYLKEIRKAFPEEKLGMVTVTLDANQAEVRKTIQSDSIHWNLVSDSAGYASMLIDLYGVNAIPKNFLIDDTGKIVMNSESGKELQITLKELLEID, encoded by the coding sequence ATGATAAAATATATTCTTGTGTGTGTAGGGTTGATATCCCTTTTATCTGGCTGTAAAAAGACTCCTGGCTACCGGATAGAAGGTGAATTTTCTAATCTGCCTGATAGTGTTTTGTATGCTGTTTTTGAGAATCCTGATGAAAATGTAGTAGATACTTTACTAAGTAAAAAGGGTAAATTCAAAATCGAAAAAGGAGACGGAGACTACAATACAATGACTCTTTTCTATAATCAAAAAACAAAATGGATAACAGTTTATTTAGAAAAAGGGAAAAAAGTTAAAATAGCAGGGGATGCTCGTTACCCTCAACTTATTAGTATTAAAGGTGGAAAAATCAATGACAAATTAACTGCATTTAATCACTCGGTAAAAGATTTGTTACAAGCCAAAGCCGATATAATCGAACGGATAAGGCAAGAAGATAAAATCAGGCCCGAAGAAGATGAAACTCCTGTGGAATTAGCTAATATTCAACTTCAATTATCGGAAGCAGCTATAAAATATATTCAAGAACATCCGGAAGAACTGGTCTCGGCGGTATTAATTCAGGAGTATTTAATGGATCCTGAAGATACCCGGAAATTAGATGAAATGTTAGCACTTCTGGATTCGCAAATTAAGCCTACCCCCCTAGTGAAAGAACTGGAACAATTTAGTGATAAAGTGAAACGTACTGCTATCGGGGCAGAAGCTCCAGACTTCGTAATCACAGATATTTACGGAAAAGACTTGTCTTTAGCAAACTTTGGGAAACAATACCTTTTACTCTCTTTTGCAGCTCCTTGGTGTGAAATGTGTAAAGCGGATAACGAATATTTGAAAGAAATCCGGAAAGCTTTTCCAGAAGAGAAATTAGGAATGGTAACGGTTACTTTAGATGCCAATCAAGCCGAAGTAAGAAAAACAATTCAGTCGGATAGTATCCATTGGAATTTAGTCTCAGATTCAGCCGGATATGCTTCCATGCTGATCGATTTATATGGAGTAAATGCAATTCCTAAAAACTTTTTAATTGATGATACCGGAAAGATTGTAATGAATTCTGAGAGTGGAAAAGAATTACAAATAACCTTAAAAGAATTACTTGAAATCGACTAG
- the pckA gene encoding phosphoenolpyruvate carboxykinase (ATP), with protein sequence MANLDLSKYGIKDVKEIIHNPSYDVLFAEETKPGLEGFEKGQVTELGAVNVMTGIYTGRSPKDKFFVKNEASENSVWWTSDGYKNDNKPCSEEAWADLKEKAVKELSGKRLFVVDTFCGANEATRMKVRFIMEVAWQAHFVTNMFIRPTAEELENYGEPDFVSFNASKAKVDNYKELGLNSETATVFNLKTNEQVILNTWYGGEMKKGMFSIMNYLNPLRGIASMHCSANTDMEGKSTAIFFGLSGTGKTTLSTDPKRKLIGDDEHGWDDEGVFNYEGGCYAKVINLDKESEPDIYNAIKRDALLENVTVDAEGKIDFTDKSVTENTRVSYPIYHIENIVKPISKGPHAKQVIFLSADAFGVLPPVSILTPEQAQYYFLSGFTAKLAGTERGITEPTPTFSACFGAAFLSLHPTKYAEELVKKMEKTGAKAYLVNTGWNGSGKRISIRDTRGIIDAILDGSIEKAPTKTIPFFDFVVPTELPGVDPNILDPRDTYADPAQWTEKAKDLAARFIKNFTKFTGNEAGKALVAAGPKL encoded by the coding sequence ATGGCAAATTTAGATTTAAGCAAGTACGGTATTAAAGACGTGAAGGAAATCATTCACAACCCTTCTTATGATGTACTGTTCGCTGAAGAAACAAAACCCGGTTTAGAAGGTTTCGAAAAAGGTCAAGTAACAGAATTGGGTGCTGTAAACGTAATGACCGGTATTTACACAGGTCGTTCTCCTAAAGATAAATTTTTCGTTAAGAATGAAGCTTCTGAAAATTCAGTATGGTGGACTTCCGACGGATATAAAAACGATAATAAACCTTGTTCGGAAGAAGCTTGGGCTGATTTGAAGGAAAAAGCTGTTAAAGAATTATCAGGCAAACGTTTGTTCGTTGTCGATACATTCTGTGGGGCTAATGAAGCTACCCGTATGAAAGTACGTTTTATCATGGAAGTTGCTTGGCAAGCTCACTTTGTAACAAACATGTTCATCCGTCCGACTGCTGAAGAATTGGAAAACTACGGTGAACCTGATTTCGTATCATTCAACGCTTCCAAAGCAAAAGTCGATAACTACAAAGAGTTAGGCTTAAACTCTGAAACAGCAACTGTTTTCAACTTGAAGACAAACGAACAAGTTATTTTAAATACTTGGTACGGCGGTGAAATGAAAAAAGGTATGTTCTCTATTATGAACTACTTGAACCCGCTACGTGGTATCGCTTCTATGCACTGTTCTGCTAATACCGACATGGAAGGAAAAAGTACTGCTATTTTCTTCGGTTTATCCGGTACAGGTAAAACTACTTTGTCTACAGACCCGAAACGTAAGTTAATCGGTGACGATGAACACGGATGGGATGACGAAGGTGTATTCAACTATGAAGGTGGTTGCTACGCTAAAGTTATTAACTTGGATAAAGAAAGCGAACCTGATATCTACAATGCTATTAAACGTGACGCTCTTCTAGAAAACGTTACAGTGGATGCAGAAGGTAAAATCGACTTCACAGATAAGAGTGTAACAGAAAATACACGTGTTTCTTATCCTATTTATCATATCGAAAACATCGTTAAACCGATCTCTAAAGGTCCTCACGCTAAACAAGTAATCTTCTTGTCTGCAGATGCTTTCGGTGTATTGCCTCCGGTATCTATCTTAACTCCGGAACAAGCTCAATATTATTTCTTGTCAGGATTTACTGCTAAATTAGCAGGTACGGAACGTGGTATTACTGAACCGACTCCTACATTCTCAGCATGCTTCGGTGCAGCTTTCTTAAGCTTGCATCCTACTAAATATGCAGAAGAATTAGTAAAGAAAATGGAAAAAACCGGAGCGAAAGCTTATTTGGTTAATACAGGTTGGAACGGTAGCGGCAAACGTATTTCTATCCGTGATACTCGTGGTATCATCGATGCTATTTTGGATGGTTCTATCGAAAAAGCTCCGACAAAAACAATTCCTTTCTTTGATTTCGTAGTTCCTACAGAATTGCCGGGTGTAGATCCTAATATTCTTGATCCACGCGATACTTATGCAGATCCGGCACAATGGACTGAAAAAGCTAAAGATTTGGCTGCACGTTTCATTAAGAACTTTACCAAGTTTACAGGAAATGAAGCAGGAAAAGCATTAGTAGCAGCTGGTCCTAAGTTATAA
- a CDS encoding 2-oxoacid:ferredoxin oxidoreductase subunit beta, translating to MTTDLQYTPKDFKSDQYVRWCPGCGDHAVLNCLHKAMAELGVSPSNTAVISGIGCSSRLPYYMNTYGFHTIHGRGAAIATGVKTARPDLAVWLITGDGDCLAIGGNHFIHAVRRNVDLNIVLFNNKIYGLTKGQYSPTSDRGFVSKSSPYGTVEDPFIPAELTLGARGTFFARAIDVDLKNTTDILLQSAKHKGASVVEVLVNCVIFNDGIHKNITDKEYRADKTIFLRHGEKMLFGKNNEKGLVLDGLKLKAVTIGEDGYTLDDILVHDAHTPENTMHMMLAMMNGDLPVAMGIIRDVEAPVYDEEVEKQIKEVQAKKPTRKLQDFLMSGEVWEVKD from the coding sequence ATGACAACAGATTTACAATATACCCCTAAAGATTTTAAAAGTGACCAATATGTTCGCTGGTGCCCGGGTTGTGGAGACCACGCGGTATTAAATTGTTTGCATAAAGCCATGGCGGAATTAGGTGTATCTCCTAGTAACACTGCCGTAATCTCCGGTATCGGCTGTTCGTCCCGATTACCTTATTATATGAATACGTATGGATTCCATACCATTCACGGACGTGGAGCTGCTATTGCTACAGGTGTTAAAACAGCTCGTCCGGATTTGGCTGTTTGGCTGATTACTGGTGACGGAGATTGTTTAGCTATCGGAGGAAACCATTTTATTCACGCTGTGCGCCGAAATGTAGATTTAAATATCGTACTTTTCAATAATAAGATTTACGGATTGACCAAAGGACAGTATTCACCTACTAGCGACAGAGGATTTGTTTCTAAAAGTTCTCCTTACGGAACGGTAGAAGATCCTTTTATTCCTGCCGAATTAACTTTGGGTGCGAGAGGTACTTTCTTCGCCCGTGCGATTGATGTAGATTTGAAAAATACAACGGATATCTTACTTCAATCTGCTAAACATAAAGGTGCATCCGTGGTAGAAGTGCTGGTAAATTGTGTTATTTTTAATGACGGTATTCATAAAAATATTACGGATAAAGAATATCGTGCGGATAAAACTATTTTTCTTCGTCATGGGGAAAAAATGTTATTTGGTAAGAATAACGAAAAAGGATTGGTTTTGGACGGACTTAAATTGAAAGCCGTAACCATTGGAGAAGATGGTTATACGCTAGATGATATTCTTGTTCACGATGCCCATACTCCGGAAAATACAATGCATATGATGCTAGCTATGATGAATGGAGACTTGCCTGTCGCTATGGGAATTATCCGGGATGTGGAAGCTCCTGTATATGATGAGGAAGTGGAAAAACAAATTAAAGAGGTACAAGCCAAAAAACCAACTAGAAAGCTGCAAGATTTCTTGATGAGTGGTGAAGTCTGGGAAGTGAAAGATTAA
- a CDS encoding 2-oxoacid:acceptor oxidoreductase subunit alpha produces the protein MAEQTKVTKLDKVVIRFSGDSGDGMQLTGTIFSNLSAIFGNEISTFPDYPAEVRAPQGTLSGVSGFQVHLGSRKIFTPGDKADVLVAMNPAALKVNVKHLKPNSIVVIDTDSFQKSDLDKALFTTDDPFKELGLGGIQVIAAPISSMVKDGLVEFGLDNKSALRCKNMFALGLVCWLFERPLDYAMHMLQNKFAKKPTIAQANIKALTDGYNYGHNIHASASIYRVEGKKVAKGYYTDINGNKAAAYGLIAAAEKAGLQLFLGSYPITPATDILQELAARKELGVKVVQAEDEIAGICTAIGASFAGCLAATSTSGPGLALKSEAIGLAVIAELPLVIIDVQRGGPSTGMPTKSEQTDLMQALYGRNGESPAVVLAAATPTDCFETAFWAGKLALEHMTPVILLTDAFIANGSSAWKIPNLDEYPSIDPNYVSKYQSDAPWKAYRRDKESQVRYWAVPGTEGFTHRVGGLEKDYDTSAISTDPINHQKMTKTRQAKIDKIADYIPEVEVIGDEDADLLIVGWGGTYGHLYEAMETMQEQGKKVALAHFRFINPLPKNTAEVLLKYKKVVVAEQNNGQFANYLRGKVAGFNPYRFNRVKGQPFIVSRLVEEFTKLMEEA, from the coding sequence ATGGCAGAACAAACAAAAGTAACAAAGTTGGATAAGGTTGTTATCCGTTTTTCCGGTGATTCGGGAGACGGGATGCAGTTGACCGGAACGATTTTTTCCAATCTGTCGGCTATCTTTGGGAATGAAATTTCCACTTTTCCCGACTATCCGGCAGAGGTACGTGCTCCACAAGGTACGCTAAGCGGAGTTTCCGGATTTCAAGTACATTTAGGTTCACGTAAAATTTTTACACCGGGTGATAAGGCCGACGTATTAGTAGCCATGAATCCCGCTGCACTTAAAGTAAATGTAAAACATTTGAAACCCAATTCTATAGTAGTTATCGATACGGATTCTTTTCAAAAAAGCGATTTGGATAAAGCTTTGTTTACTACAGACGATCCATTCAAAGAATTGGGTCTGGGGGGAATACAGGTAATAGCTGCTCCTATTTCTTCTATGGTGAAAGATGGATTGGTTGAATTCGGATTGGATAATAAATCGGCTCTTCGCTGTAAGAATATGTTTGCATTAGGACTGGTATGTTGGTTATTCGAACGTCCCTTGGATTACGCTATGCATATGCTTCAAAATAAATTTGCAAAAAAACCGACAATTGCCCAAGCAAATATCAAGGCTCTTACCGACGGATATAACTATGGTCATAATATTCATGCTTCTGCTTCTATTTACCGGGTAGAAGGTAAAAAAGTGGCGAAAGGATATTATACGGATATTAATGGAAATAAAGCTGCTGCTTATGGATTGATTGCTGCTGCTGAAAAAGCTGGCTTACAACTCTTTTTAGGGAGTTATCCTATTACGCCTGCTACGGATATTCTGCAAGAATTGGCTGCTCGTAAAGAATTAGGAGTAAAAGTAGTTCAGGCGGAAGATGAAATTGCAGGTATTTGTACTGCTATCGGAGCAAGTTTTGCCGGTTGCCTGGCTGCCACTTCCACATCAGGTCCGGGTTTGGCGTTGAAAAGCGAAGCCATAGGATTAGCAGTAATTGCTGAGCTTCCGTTAGTAATAATTGATGTTCAACGTGGTGGTCCTTCCACGGGTATGCCTACCAAAAGTGAGCAAACCGACTTGATGCAAGCCTTATATGGACGGAATGGAGAAAGTCCTGCGGTAGTGCTTGCGGCTGCAACTCCGACCGACTGTTTTGAAACGGCTTTCTGGGCCGGAAAGTTAGCTTTGGAGCACATGACACCTGTTATTTTATTGACTGACGCATTTATTGCAAACGGATCTTCTGCATGGAAAATTCCTAATTTAGATGAATATCCTTCTATCGACCCGAATTATGTATCTAAATATCAGAGCGATGCTCCTTGGAAAGCCTATAGACGTGACAAGGAAAGCCAGGTTCGTTATTGGGCTGTACCGGGAACTGAAGGATTTACCCATCGTGTAGGGGGACTAGAAAAAGATTATGATACGAGCGCTATTTCTACAGATCCTATCAACCATCAAAAGATGACTAAAACCCGTCAGGCTAAAATCGATAAAATTGCTGATTACATTCCGGAAGTGGAAGTTATCGGAGATGAAGATGCCGATTTGCTGATTGTAGGTTGGGGAGGCACGTATGGCCATTTGTATGAAGCGATGGAAACCATGCAGGAACAAGGCAAAAAGGTAGCACTTGCCCATTTCCGTTTTATTAACCCCTTGCCTAAAAATACGGCTGAGGTATTGTTGAAATATAAAAAAGTAGTAGTGGCAGAACAAAATAACGGACAGTTTGCCAATTATTTACGTGGTAAAGTCGCCGGATTTAATCCCTACCGGTTCAACAGAGTAAAAGGACAACCTTTTATCGTATCCCGCCTGGTTGAAGAATTTACTAAATTAATGGAGGAGGCATAA
- a CDS encoding alanine dehydrogenase, with translation MDTTGGREKGAYLTQELLKEITKVNNRLLIGIPRERCGEERRLALTPEAVDMLTDCGHRVIVEKDAGLGINYSDSHFSEAGATIVDTAAEVYQADIIFKILPPLPEEVFMMKPRTTVFSMMQLNIFTSDALQLMMAKRITAIAYELLEDGKNGLPILYAISEIEGSAAIMIASELLSNVHGGKGILMGGIPGVPPTEVVIIGAGTAGTVAARTALGLGALVKVFDDDISKLRVLQRNIGSKVFTSNFHPNVLRNSFLSADVVIGAMRYINTRHRYVIAEDLIRTMKRGSLLIDLRVNHGGCFETTCGLKPSEPALFEQYGVLHYCRANVSNNVARTTSMAISNIFIPLILSLGEKGNIQTMIKMDMGFRAGVYMYCGKTVNRYVSEHFNLPSTDISIYLSAF, from the coding sequence ATGGATACAACAGGTGGTCGGGAAAAAGGAGCTTATCTGACACAGGAGCTTTTAAAGGAAATTACAAAAGTAAACAATAGGCTTTTGATAGGGATTCCTCGGGAACGTTGCGGAGAAGAACGCAGGCTGGCACTTACTCCTGAGGCAGTAGATATGCTAACCGACTGCGGCCATCGCGTCATTGTGGAAAAAGATGCCGGTTTAGGAATTAATTATTCCGACAGCCATTTTTCCGAAGCGGGTGCTACTATTGTAGATACCGCGGCTGAAGTATACCAGGCGGATATCATTTTTAAAATATTACCTCCTTTGCCGGAAGAAGTATTTATGATGAAACCCCGCACTACTGTTTTTTCTATGATGCAATTAAACATTTTTACTTCCGATGCTTTGCAATTGATGATGGCCAAACGGATTACGGCGATTGCTTACGAATTGCTGGAAGATGGTAAAAACGGATTACCGATACTTTACGCTATTTCCGAAATTGAAGGTTCGGCTGCGATTATGATAGCGTCCGAATTATTAAGTAACGTTCACGGAGGGAAAGGAATACTGATGGGAGGCATCCCCGGCGTACCGCCTACCGAGGTGGTGATTATCGGGGCCGGCACCGCGGGTACTGTTGCTGCCCGTACTGCCTTAGGATTGGGCGCTTTAGTAAAAGTTTTCGATGATGATATTAGTAAATTGCGTGTATTGCAAAGAAATATCGGTTCAAAAGTTTTTACTTCCAATTTTCATCCGAACGTGTTACGAAATTCTTTTTTATCTGCCGACGTAGTAATAGGGGCTATGCGTTACATCAATACCCGTCACCGCTATGTAATTGCAGAAGATTTAATCCGGACGATGAAGCGGGGATCTCTATTAATCGATCTCCGGGTAAACCACGGAGGGTGTTTTGAAACGACTTGTGGCTTGAAACCTTCGGAACCCGCTTTATTCGAACAATACGGAGTGCTCCATTACTGCCGTGCCAATGTCAGTAACAATGTGGCACGTACTACTTCTATGGCAATCAGTAATATATTTATACCGCTTATTCTTTCATTAGGTGAAAAAGGAAATATCCAAACTATGATAAAAATGGATATGGGTTTTCGTGCAGGAGTTTATATGTATTGTGGAAAAACGGTGAACCGGTATGTATCGGAACATTTCAATTTACCGTCTACCGACATCAGTATCTATTTATCGGCTTTTTAA
- a CDS encoding shikimate kinase: MKRIFLIGYMGAGKTTVGRVLAQRMGLSFIDLDCYIENRYQKSIGQLFTEKGENGFREIERNLLHEVSEFENVLVSTGGGAPCFFDNITFMKGKGTVVYLKVSVNELVKRLETCKQSRPLLKDKTKDELNDFISQTLKKREVYYLQASLTLDAEKMYDDTDVQKIVIDLEKIV, translated from the coding sequence ATGAAACGTATCTTTTTAATAGGTTATATGGGTGCCGGAAAAACAACAGTAGGCCGGGTACTGGCACAGAGAATGGGACTTTCTTTTATCGATTTGGATTGTTATATAGAAAACCGGTATCAGAAATCCATAGGGCAGTTGTTTACCGAAAAAGGGGAAAACGGCTTTCGTGAAATAGAACGTAACTTACTTCATGAAGTATCTGAATTTGAAAATGTATTAGTTTCAACAGGCGGTGGAGCTCCTTGTTTCTTTGACAATATAACCTTTATGAAAGGGAAAGGTACTGTAGTGTATTTGAAAGTTTCGGTAAACGAACTGGTGAAACGCTTGGAAACATGTAAGCAATCCCGTCCTCTGTTGAAAGATAAGACTAAAGACGAATTAAATGACTTTATTTCTCAGACGTTAAAAAAAAGAGAAGTATATTATCTTCAAGCCTCTCTTACGCTGGATGCAGAAAAAATGTATGACGATACGGATGTACAGAAAATAGTAATAGACCTAGAAAAAATAGTATAG
- a CDS encoding efflux RND transporter periplasmic adaptor subunit: MTKRVKWSISVLILLFIAGMALYPQIKNWFTASKGGELIPSAPVTNQKKALNINAQVLRYQSLTDKTISTGSTLPDEEVDLSFETSGKVVEIYFQEGTHVKQGDLLAKINDKPLQAELKKLEAQIPLAKDRVYRQRTLLARDAVSQEAFEQVSTEYEKLMADIELVKANIAQTELRAPFDGIIGLREVSEGAYASPTVRIAKLTKIKPLKIDFSIPESYSSEVKNGTKIIFRMDNAAGLMEDYHATVYAVESKVDENTRTLKVRALYPNENEVIIPGRYVSVEITKKEIKDALAIPSEALIPEMGKDIVYLYKGGTAQPVEIATGLRTESQLQVLKGLSAGDTIIISGVMQLRTGLPVTIDNLY; this comes from the coding sequence ATGACAAAGCGTGTTAAATGGAGTATTTCAGTCCTTATACTCCTATTTATTGCCGGTATGGCACTATACCCTCAAATTAAGAATTGGTTTACTGCTTCCAAGGGCGGGGAATTAATACCATCAGCCCCGGTTACCAATCAAAAAAAGGCACTTAATATTAATGCACAGGTATTAAGATACCAATCGCTCACCGACAAAACAATTAGTACCGGCAGTACCTTACCTGATGAGGAAGTAGACCTTTCGTTTGAAACTTCGGGGAAAGTAGTCGAAATTTATTTTCAAGAAGGTACTCATGTAAAACAAGGAGATCTATTGGCCAAGATTAACGATAAACCTTTACAAGCCGAATTAAAAAAATTAGAGGCTCAGATTCCTTTAGCTAAAGACCGCGTCTATCGTCAACGTACTTTATTAGCCAGAGATGCCGTAAGTCAAGAAGCGTTTGAGCAAGTATCTACCGAATATGAAAAATTGATGGCTGATATCGAATTGGTAAAAGCGAATATTGCACAAACGGAACTACGTGCCCCGTTTGACGGGATCATCGGATTGCGGGAAGTGAGTGAAGGAGCTTATGCTTCGCCTACCGTCCGTATTGCCAAGCTTACTAAAATCAAACCTCTGAAAATAGACTTTTCTATTCCTGAAAGCTATTCTTCTGAAGTTAAGAATGGTACAAAAATTATTTTCCGTATGGATAACGCTGCAGGTCTGATGGAAGATTATCATGCTACTGTATATGCAGTAGAGTCGAAAGTAGATGAGAATACCCGGACTTTAAAAGTAAGAGCTCTTTATCCGAATGAAAACGAAGTTATTATTCCTGGAAGGTATGTTTCAGTAGAAATTACGAAGAAAGAAATTAAAGATGCACTAGCCATCCCTAGCGAAGCTCTTATTCCTGAAATGGGAAAAGACATTGTTTATCTATATAAAGGAGGAACCGCCCAACCTGTAGAAATAGCTACCGGGCTCCGTACCGAATCACAATTACAAGTATTAAAAGGGCTGTCTGCCGGAGATACTATCATTATTTCCGGAGTAATGCAATTACGTACCGGATTGCCGGTAACTATCGACAATCTTTATTAA